GTGTCCCCAGTAAGGGTATGGGGGGATGCTGGGTAAAGGGGACCCAAGGAAGATCCATCGGGGAGGATTTGGGAGGGATGGATAAGGCAGGCCCAGAGGGCTTTGCTTGGAGAAGGCAGGGGAGCCAGCACCCATTAGGGGAGTGAATGTGACCACTGTGGGGGCAGGGGAGGCCAAATCTGGGCTGGGTGTGGTGGCTCAGTGCCTACCCACAGGCAGCATTTGGAGCCCAGTGGGGAATGCTAAAGGAGCCACCCTGTAATTAGGATCCACAGAGAGTCCCCCACCAGGGGCTTGGGGCCCACCCATCCCCACCATCCCCTGGGCAGTGTTCCAATGATGTCCACTCCTGAAGGGGGCCCGCTTGCCAAAGTGCCCCCATCCAAGAAGCCAAGTGGGGGCAGGCTCGGCCACCCAGGGTGGCCTTTTGGTCCTCTTTCCCTCTGCCCTGGCTCTCCCCACTCCTTCCAGGCTGGCTGGAGCCTCCAACTGTCCTGGGGGCAGGCCTCATGAGCTCACACATTCACCCTGGCACACGCAGGTGCCACACAAACAGGCACACCTCACACATGGTGCAGGTCTCCTCAGAGCCGGTTCCCCCCTCGGGTGGTCAGCACAACCTCCCCCCCAtacccttcccccctcccccgccACATCCACACCCGCATTCCCCCACACAAGTCACATCCACTTTCCTGGCCCCGGAGCCGTAGATAGGGGGTGGTGGAGGGGCTGGTGGAGGGGCTGGTTGGGGAAGTGAGACGTGAAGGCTGGAGGATGATGGGCCAGTAGGAAGAGACCAGTCAGGATGGCTGGGGGCATGGAGAAGGATCCCCCCctaccatgggggggggggggcacgttggagaaagaagagagctgGGGATTGGCTTCAACTTTGTCCCTCCCAGGCCCCTCCAGAAGGGGTGAGGAACCCCCTCGAGGCAACCGGCGAGGGAGGGGGAGGCGTGGAGCCCGAGGGAGACCATTCGCCAGAAGAAAACCCAGAGCCTGAGGGGTAGCCCTCCTCCCAGCCCAGCCTCGGCTCGAGGGGTCCCCAGGCTCCTGGAGAGGAGTCCGGGGGGGCTAGGGAGGAGGGGTGGGAGAAGCGTGGATGCGTTTGTCTTGAGGGGTCGGGGGGCCCTGGATGTGTCTATGGGGGGTCGGGCTGGCGGGCGCAGGCTCAGTCGTCATCAGCCTCGCTGAACTTGACGCTGAAGTAGCTCATGGAGCCCTGGGCCAGGCGGGACAGATGCAGGGCCCCGGTCACCAGCAGCGCCACGAGCAGCGAGGGCAGCAGCAGCGTCCACACGGTCGCCAGGATGTTATAGCATTTGGCCTTGGATCCAAAGCGCTGCGCCGCTTCCAGATCCCCGGCCACTTTCTGGTCCCGGGCCTGAGGCGGGGACAAATCAGCAAACACCCCTTGGAGCTGCGGGCTCGGGACCACCCGCCCGCGCCGCCCTCCGGGAaactggctccctattgcctctgggCACGACGTGCGTTCCCttattctctctgcctctcccgTCCAGGCCCCtcattgggggaggggaagaggagaggacaCCCTCTGTGCCAGGACCCCGCAAGGACTGCGGATCAGTCACTGAAATGcgttattctgagaaggaaatggttcgaagccccccccccccccccccgcaagaTGAAGCAGCCCCTGATTCCagaccttccttcccttccccgaCCCGGTCCAGATCTATGGCCTTGGGGCGTTAGACGTGATCGACTCCCACGAGTGCGGGGAGTGGGTTTTGCCCCCCCCAACTATCTCTAGCTCTTCGATCCAGTCTGGCACAGTGGGCTgatgcccccctcccccctcctccgcAGTCCGGCTCCCTCGGGACCATCCCCCTCCCTGGCCCCGGGTGTTCCCTGGCTTCTCCAGCCGGTACCCCGATCTCCCCCCCCCCGAAGCTGGTGGCATCTCGACTTCCCGTTGCCTTCGAGGGCCGGGGGGCCAGCCCCCCCCCCGTGGCCCAGGCCAATAGCTTCCCCGCGCCCCCCGGGGTTAGGGCCCCAGTAGCTAGGTGTCACGGACCTGTCCGGGAAGGCCCCTTTGGCTCCCCTGCCCATCCCCCTACCTTGATGGAGTAGGCCAGGGCCAGGAAGCCCAGACAGCAGAGGTTCAAGTAGAGGGTGTTAAAGACCGACCAAACCAAGTGGTCTCTGGGGGGGCGCGGGGGCTCCATGGGGATCACCGTGGTGGAGCCGGGCTGGGAGCCTCGGGCCGCCAGGGGCAGATGTTCCCCACGGGGGTACGACGTGTCCATGGGTTCGAGTCCCGTCTCTCCCTTCCTAGCCGAGCCCAGGCAGCCCAAGTCCAGGGAGGGCTGGGACCAAGCCCTTTATAAGCCTCCAGCCCGGCCGCATGGCTCTATATAGAACAGCAAATGACAGGCTGGCCTTGGGGTGCGGGGCGCAGAGCCATTCCCCAGCTCCAGGATCACCCTGCCCACCCTAGCCCCAAACCACGCAGTCCTCAGAGATGGTTTGAGGCCCGATTTGGGAAATCTTAGGCCTTCCAATGAAACGCAACACCTCCTTGTCCTCTAGAGCTGCCGGCCAAACAAAGAGGTTAAGCAATTTAGCCAACATCATCCAGCATGTGGCATGAGAAGGGGCTTCCTGACTCAGGCCAACCATTGCCTGGGCTCCTCCTTCCCCCAACAGTGCTTCGATTTTAGGGTTCTGTGAAAGGATTGCTGCAGGTCCCCCCCACACCCTCCCACACTCACATAACCCCTCTCCCCCAATCGTCTTTCCCCTACTCACATCTCTTTGATTTCACAGATGACACAAAACTTTCTCCAAGGAAACTCTTAGACTTTTCAAGTATTAACCTGGCTCTTTCAAAGACCC
The Macrotis lagotis isolate mMagLag1 chromosome 3, bilby.v1.9.chrom.fasta, whole genome shotgun sequence genome window above contains:
- the LOC141518547 gene encoding interferon-induced transmembrane protein 5-like: MDTSYPRGEHLPLAARGSQPGSTTVIPMEPPRPPRDHLVWSVFNTLYLNLCCLGFLALAYSIKARDQKVAGDLEAAQRFGSKAKCYNILATVWTLLLPSLLVALLVTGALHLSRLAQGSMSYFSVKFSEADDD